The Desulfomicrobium orale DSM 12838 genome includes a window with the following:
- the nhaC gene encoding Na+/H+ antiporter NhaC translates to MMKRNCEATNIFKEDLERYKNNLEVLNKIKYTLEILANDLEVLNGLFFYPISNISDSFYECKASKDIFIIYRKLPPHKIQFIRVGEIKDFECRMDDYTVGFSVSCASIPHWEKCQFYRNEKFLPEELSMKAHHKPTLSFSLTALITVVGIISCGMMFFDLKLHVLMLACWLVVAFFARCLGYTYAELEVGAYELIQRAMGAVIILMCVGALIGAWISAGTVPIMIYAGLKIITPKLFLVTSFILCSITSLTTGTSWGTIGTVGLALMGIGAGLGFDPGLTAATIICGAYFGDKMSPLSDTTNMAAAVSGVPLLRHVRHMANTIAPAFIISIILYGIMGFKYSGGSVDSSQLNSILAGISENFPVDFVPALPMLLVLFLLIRQTNPVVAIVGGALFGVFIAVFYVGMDLKTAFNSMWDGYKGEFSDPILMKLLNRGGVISMLNIAALVIFACGLGGMLRHIGVVDAILSPIAKKAKSGLSLVLSTLIIGYGSLMLTASCYFSIVLNGTLMAPLFRKQGFRPENCSRIVEDAGTLGGPLVPWSSNALFPIGMLSISYIEYLPYSFLLYLTPLISISYAMVKFNMPKLTPQEMKEYEESGKND, encoded by the coding sequence ATGATGAAAAGAAACTGTGAGGCAACAAATATTTTTAAAGAAGATTTGGAAAGGTATAAAAACAACTTGGAGGTATTGAATAAAATTAAATATACACTAGAAATATTAGCTAATGATTTAGAAGTATTAAATGGACTTTTTTTCTATCCCATTTCAAATATTAGTGATTCATTTTATGAATGTAAAGCATCCAAAGATATATTCATTATTTACAGAAAATTACCTCCCCATAAAATACAGTTTATAAGAGTAGGAGAAATTAAAGACTTCGAATGCCGCATGGACGACTATACTGTTGGATTTAGTGTGTCATGTGCGTCTATTCCACATTGGGAGAAATGTCAATTTTATAGAAATGAAAAATTTTTACCCGAGGAGCTGAGCATGAAAGCGCATCACAAGCCAACTCTTTCATTTTCTTTAACTGCCTTAATCACTGTTGTTGGGATTATTTCTTGTGGGATGATGTTTTTTGATTTGAAGCTGCATGTCCTTATGCTTGCGTGTTGGCTTGTGGTCGCCTTTTTTGCTCGCTGTCTGGGTTATACTTATGCAGAACTTGAGGTCGGAGCTTATGAACTCATTCAAAGGGCTATGGGGGCCGTGATTATTCTCATGTGCGTCGGGGCTCTTATAGGGGCGTGGATATCGGCGGGCACAGTTCCAATTATGATTTACGCCGGATTAAAAATAATAACTCCAAAGCTCTTTCTAGTAACAAGCTTTATACTATGTTCAATCACATCTCTAACCACGGGTACTTCTTGGGGAACTATTGGAACCGTCGGCTTGGCTTTAATGGGAATCGGAGCTGGTTTAGGATTTGACCCAGGGCTGACCGCTGCCACAATCATTTGTGGAGCATATTTTGGAGACAAAATGTCTCCATTATCTGATACAACGAATATGGCCGCTGCAGTGAGTGGTGTTCCGTTATTACGTCATGTCCGTCATATGGCAAACACTATTGCTCCAGCATTTATCATTTCAATTATTCTTTATGGCATAATGGGATTCAAATATAGCGGAGGAAGTGTTGATTCCAGCCAACTGAATAGTATTTTGGCAGGTATTAGTGAAAATTTTCCTGTCGATTTCGTGCCTGCACTGCCAATGCTTCTGGTTTTATTTCTTCTCATTCGTCAAACAAATCCAGTAGTTGCCATCGTAGGAGGCGCCCTGTTCGGTGTCTTTATTGCTGTATTTTATGTAGGAATGGACCTAAAAACTGCCTTTAATTCAATGTGGGATGGATACAAAGGAGAGTTTTCCGATCCTATTCTAATGAAGCTACTCAATAGAGGTGGAGTCATTAGCATGCTTAATATTGCGGCATTGGTTATTTTTGCTTGCGGTCTTGGCGGCATGCTTCGTCATATTGGAGTTGTTGATGCTATACTCAGCCCAATAGCAAAAAAAGCAAAATCTGGTCTTTCACTTGTTCTTTCGACTTTGATTATAGGATATGGTAGTCTAATGCTGACCGCCTCATGCTACTTTAGCATAGTTCTTAATGGGACTCTGATGGCCCCTCTTTTTCGGAAACAAGGATTTCGTCCAGAAAATTGTTCCAGAATTGTTGAGGATGCAGGCACTCTCGGAGGACCACTTGTTCCTTGGAGTTCCAATGCTCTCTTTCCCATTGGCATGCTGAGCATTTCATATATTGAATACCTTCCTTACTCTTTTCTTTTATATCTCACTCCTTTAATCTCCATTAGTTATGCTATGGTTAAATTTAATATGCCAAAATTAACGCCTCAAGAAATGAAAGAGTACGAGGAATCGGGGAAGAATGATTAG
- the pruA gene encoding L-glutamate gamma-semialdehyde dehydrogenase has translation MDLAGLDRKIVERGKEFFVSISGEAPSIFNKGWWTGKVMDWSMKNENFKIQLFRFVDVLPYLNTSESLTRHIDEYFAGDGQDVPKVLRLGAGAMGSGLGSKLAAGLVAKAIRSNIEGMARQFIIGENTAGALKNLKKIRKDGFAFTVDILGEASVSEEESEAYLREYLELLEALRTEYAAWPALGGQEMDWGHAPRVNISVKPTALFSQASPKDFEGSVRGICGRLTPILRKVREMNGFMRIDMEQYKFKDITLEAYRRLRDSDEFRDYPHLGIVLQAYLKDTDRDLADLLTWARERNLPISIRLVKGAYWDSETVIAKQNGWDIPVWTVKAESDAAYERLARTILENHDICHFGCASHNIRTISAVMETARSLNVPESRYEFQVLYGMAEPVRKGLLNVARRVRLYAPYGDLLPGMAYLVRRLLENTANESFLRQSFVEETEMERLLENPLLTAGREKEHAAPGTSSGRETGRFENEPFADFTREPVRRAFTDAVVQVRARLGRKYPLIIGGREVYTDDILPSVNPADPRELIGDVCQASTREIDLAIEAAQKAAPGWRALPPAERAAYLIRAAEIARKDIYALSAWQTLEVGKQFDQAQADVAEAIDFLEYYAREMIRLGAPARMGRAPGEMSRLVYQPKGIAAVIAPWNFPLAISCGMSSAAIVTGNPVLYKPAGPSSVVGFTLAEIFRKAGLPDGVFNYVPGRGSVMGDYLVEHPDIAVIAFTGSLEVGRRILNKASTVHPGQKQIKRVIAELGGKNAIIIDDDADLDEAVREVLHSAFAFQGQKCSACSRVIVVEPIYEKFIHRLTEGARSLAIGPAEDPACFMGPVVDEKALHNVRHYAELAKREGRLLFESAVPEGGYYAPLTIVEGITPEHRIAQEEVFGPVLAVMKVRDFDQALEWANSTAYALTGAVFSRSPRHLEKASARFNVGNLYLNRGSTGALVERHPFGGFHMSGIGSKAGGPDYLLQFMDPRVICENTMRRGFAPIEADDDWIA, from the coding sequence ATGGATCTGGCAGGTCTGGACAGAAAAATTGTGGAGCGCGGGAAGGAATTTTTCGTCAGCATTTCCGGCGAAGCTCCTTCCATCTTCAACAAGGGCTGGTGGACAGGCAAAGTCATGGACTGGTCCATGAAAAACGAGAATTTCAAGATTCAGCTCTTCCGCTTCGTGGACGTGCTGCCCTACCTGAACACGTCCGAGTCGCTGACCCGGCACATCGACGAATACTTCGCCGGAGACGGTCAGGACGTCCCCAAGGTGCTCAGGCTGGGCGCCGGAGCCATGGGCTCCGGGCTGGGCAGCAAGCTGGCCGCCGGGCTGGTGGCCAAGGCCATCCGCTCCAATATCGAGGGCATGGCCAGGCAGTTCATCATCGGCGAGAATACGGCCGGCGCCCTCAAAAACCTGAAGAAAATCCGCAAGGACGGCTTCGCTTTCACCGTGGACATTCTGGGCGAAGCCTCGGTCAGCGAGGAGGAATCCGAAGCCTACCTGCGGGAATATCTGGAGCTTTTGGAAGCTCTGCGTACCGAATACGCCGCCTGGCCGGCTCTGGGCGGACAGGAGATGGATTGGGGGCACGCTCCGCGCGTGAATATCTCGGTCAAGCCCACGGCGCTTTTTTCCCAGGCCTCGCCCAAGGATTTCGAAGGCTCCGTCCGGGGTATCTGCGGCCGTCTGACGCCCATTCTGCGCAAGGTCCGGGAAATGAACGGCTTCATGCGCATCGACATGGAGCAGTACAAGTTCAAGGACATTACTCTGGAGGCGTACCGCCGCCTGCGCGACAGCGACGAATTCCGCGATTATCCGCATCTGGGCATCGTGCTTCAGGCCTATCTGAAGGACACCGACCGTGATCTGGCCGATCTGCTGACCTGGGCCAGAGAAAGAAATCTGCCTATATCCATTCGTCTGGTGAAGGGCGCGTACTGGGACTCCGAGACCGTCATCGCCAAGCAGAACGGCTGGGATATTCCCGTCTGGACCGTCAAGGCCGAGAGCGACGCGGCCTACGAGCGGCTGGCCAGAACTATTCTGGAAAACCACGACATCTGCCATTTCGGCTGCGCTTCGCACAACATCCGCACCATTTCCGCCGTCATGGAAACGGCCCGAAGCCTGAACGTGCCCGAGAGCCGCTATGAATTCCAGGTGCTCTACGGCATGGCCGAGCCCGTGCGTAAAGGCCTCCTCAACGTGGCCCGGCGCGTGCGCCTCTACGCGCCTTACGGCGATCTGCTGCCCGGCATGGCCTATCTGGTCCGCCGCCTGCTGGAAAACACGGCCAACGAATCCTTCCTGCGGCAATCCTTCGTCGAAGAGACCGAAATGGAACGGTTGCTGGAAAACCCGCTCCTGACGGCCGGGCGGGAAAAGGAGCACGCAGCCCCCGGTACGTCTTCCGGCCGGGAGACCGGCCGCTTCGAGAACGAGCCCTTTGCCGATTTCACGCGGGAGCCGGTGCGGCGGGCCTTCACGGACGCCGTGGTTCAGGTCCGCGCCCGGCTCGGCCGGAAATATCCGCTCATCATCGGCGGCAGGGAAGTGTATACCGACGATATTTTGCCATCGGTCAATCCGGCCGACCCGAGGGAACTCATCGGGGATGTCTGCCAGGCGTCCACCAGGGAAATCGACCTGGCCATCGAGGCCGCCCAAAAAGCTGCGCCGGGCTGGAGAGCCCTGCCGCCCGCGGAGCGCGCCGCGTATCTGATCAGGGCCGCGGAAATCGCCCGCAAGGATATTTACGCCCTGTCCGCCTGGCAGACGCTGGAAGTGGGCAAGCAGTTCGACCAGGCCCAGGCCGATGTGGCCGAGGCCATCGATTTTCTGGAATACTACGCCCGCGAAATGATCCGCCTCGGCGCTCCGGCGCGCATGGGCCGGGCTCCGGGAGAAATGAGCCGCCTTGTCTATCAGCCCAAGGGCATCGCGGCCGTCATCGCACCCTGGAATTTTCCCCTGGCCATCAGTTGCGGCATGAGCTCCGCTGCCATTGTGACGGGCAATCCGGTGCTGTACAAACCCGCCGGCCCGTCTTCCGTGGTAGGCTTCACCCTGGCCGAAATCTTCCGCAAAGCCGGGCTGCCCGACGGCGTGTTCAACTATGTTCCCGGCCGGGGCTCGGTCATGGGGGACTATCTGGTGGAGCACCCGGACATCGCCGTCATCGCCTTCACGGGGTCTCTGGAGGTGGGACGGCGCATTCTGAACAAGGCTTCCACGGTCCATCCCGGCCAGAAGCAGATCAAGCGGGTCATCGCCGAACTGGGCGGCAAGAACGCCATCATCATCGACGATGACGCGGATCTGGACGAGGCCGTGCGCGAGGTCCTGCATTCCGCCTTCGCCTTTCAGGGCCAGAAATGCTCGGCCTGCTCACGGGTCATCGTAGTGGAGCCGATCTATGAAAAATTCATCCACCGCCTGACCGAAGGAGCCCGGTCCCTGGCCATCGGCCCGGCCGAAGACCCGGCCTGCTTCATGGGGCCGGTGGTGGACGAAAAGGCGCTGCACAACGTGCGGCACTACGCGGAACTGGCCAAGCGGGAAGGACGGCTTCTTTTCGAGAGCGCCGTGCCCGAAGGCGGATACTACGCACCCCTGACCATCGTGGAGGGCATCACGCCGGAGCACCGCATCGCCCAGGAGGAGGTCTTCGGGCCGGTTCTGGCGGTGATGAAGGTCAGGGATTTCGATCAGGCTCTGGAATGGGCCAACTCCACGGCCTATGCCCTGACCGGGGCCGTGTTTTCCAGAAGTCCCCGGCATCTGGAAAAAGCCTCCGCCCGCTTCAATGTGGGCAATCTGTATCTGAACCGGGGCTCCACCGGCGCGCTGGTGGAACGCCATCCCTTCGGCGGTTTCCACATGTCCGGCATCGGCTCCAAGGCCGGAGGGCCGGATTATCTGCTCCAGTTCATGGACCCGCGCGTGATCTGCGAGAACACCATGCGCCGGGGCTTCGCGCCCATCGAGGCGGATGACGACTGGATCGCCTGA
- the iadA gene encoding beta-aspartyl-peptidase yields MSSILIKKVDVYSPEPKGVMDILIINEQIVALDSKINLPRWLSETKVIKGDNLKAVPGFIDAHVHITGGGGESGFSSQVPPVQLSTLIKSGITTVGGLLGTDTVTRNVASVLAKANSLYEEGISSFIVSGGYPIESPTITGNIRSDVTFIEKVRGGKIALSDHRASPVSPEQLLSLGIDIRVGGMLRGFAGMLIMHIGSGAECLDIVFQVLDKSPCLGRHFIATHINRNYKLLNDSIKLTKKGGYMDISSGLNTSTIGSEAIKPSTAIFYALENGAVKENILMSSDGNGSAAKYGNDGSVNGLVASDPMSIYYEFIDCIKEGLTLTEALSPVTRNVAKAFSFFPKKGTISVNSDADILLLDKKLDIKTVISRGAVMMDNGVFIKKGSFEN; encoded by the coding sequence ATGTCTTCAATCCTTATAAAAAAAGTTGATGTGTATTCTCCTGAACCTAAGGGTGTCATGGATATTCTCATTATTAATGAGCAAATTGTTGCTCTAGATTCAAAGATTAATCTGCCGAGATGGCTCTCAGAAACTAAAGTTATAAAAGGAGATAACTTAAAAGCTGTTCCAGGGTTCATAGATGCCCATGTTCATATAACTGGTGGAGGCGGAGAGTCCGGATTTTCATCTCAAGTTCCTCCTGTACAATTATCAACTCTGATAAAATCGGGAATCACTACTGTCGGCGGGCTGCTAGGGACAGACACTGTTACTCGTAATGTAGCATCTGTTCTGGCAAAAGCAAATTCCTTGTACGAAGAAGGTATCTCTTCATTTATAGTATCTGGGGGATACCCGATAGAGTCTCCTACAATTACTGGAAATATTCGCTCAGATGTTACTTTTATTGAAAAAGTGAGAGGAGGAAAAATTGCTCTATCTGATCATAGAGCTTCCCCTGTATCTCCTGAGCAACTACTTTCACTTGGAATAGATATCCGGGTAGGTGGAATGCTTAGAGGATTTGCTGGTATGTTAATTATGCATATAGGATCAGGTGCAGAATGTCTTGATATAGTATTTCAAGTTCTTGACAAATCACCTTGTCTTGGGAGACATTTTATCGCAACACATATCAATCGAAACTATAAACTACTTAATGATTCTATTAAATTAACAAAAAAAGGTGGATATATGGATATATCATCTGGGCTTAATACAAGCACCATTGGCTCTGAAGCAATAAAGCCTTCCACTGCTATATTCTATGCTTTGGAAAATGGTGCTGTAAAAGAGAATATCCTTATGAGCTCCGATGGAAATGGAAGCGCTGCCAAGTATGGTAATGATGGAAGTGTAAATGGTCTAGTCGCATCAGATCCAATGTCTATATATTATGAATTTATTGATTGCATAAAAGAAGGACTTACATTAACAGAAGCTCTTTCTCCAGTAACTCGAAATGTAGCAAAAGCATTTTCCTTTTTCCCAAAAAAAGGAACAATCTCTGTTAATTCAGATGCAGATATTTTATTGCTAGATAAAAAATTAGATATAAAAACTGTTATATCCAGAGGGGCTGTCATGATGGATAATGGTGTTTTTATTAAAAAAGGAAGTTTTGAAAATTGA
- a CDS encoding MerR family transcriptional regulator — MKIGELARRAGCQVPTVRYYEQEGLLGAPRRTEQNYRVYGEEDVERLQFIRHCREHQISLEEIRQLLDYRDEPRRDCTWVTELIGTRITAVDKQIQSLVRLKKYLEELRGKCSGGGSAGGCGIMRSLGDMALCPCSGGKKGPAQSCGEPQGKKPAENGG, encoded by the coding sequence ATGAAGATTGGAGAACTGGCCAGACGCGCCGGATGTCAGGTGCCCACTGTCCGCTACTACGAGCAGGAAGGGCTTTTGGGAGCCCCCCGGCGCACGGAGCAGAACTATCGCGTGTATGGCGAGGAGGATGTGGAGCGGCTGCAATTCATCCGCCATTGCCGGGAGCACCAGATTTCCCTGGAGGAGATCAGACAGCTCCTCGATTACCGCGACGAACCCAGGCGGGACTGCACCTGGGTCACCGAGCTCATTGGCACGCGTATCACGGCTGTGGACAAGCAGATACAGTCTCTTGTCCGGCTCAAGAAATATCTGGAGGAACTGCGGGGAAAATGCTCCGGCGGCGGCTCGGCGGGGGGCTGCGGCATCATGCGCAGTCTGGGCGACATGGCCCTTTGCCCCTGTTCCGGCGGCAAAAAAGGCCCGGCGCAATCGTGCGGGGAACCGCAAGGAAAGAAGCCTGCCGAGAACGGCGGCTAG
- a CDS encoding Lrp/AsnC family transcriptional regulator, whose protein sequence is MFDSIDIQILNILQEDGKVTNADLARRVGMAPSGVLERVRKLESRGVILGFAARLDPKALGLGLSTFIQVKTTDSVGGTDIGRLLAAIPEVQEVHWIAGEYNYLVKARISGTDTLGLLMKKFGEIPGVQDSRTTLVLETLKETQALPLDFVRPKQSRKAGHGLPREKE, encoded by the coding sequence ATGTTTGACAGCATAGACATTCAGATACTGAATATTCTTCAGGAAGACGGCAAAGTCACTAATGCGGATCTGGCCCGGCGGGTGGGCATGGCTCCGTCCGGCGTGCTGGAGCGGGTCAGGAAGCTGGAAAGCCGGGGCGTCATCCTCGGATTTGCCGCGCGTCTGGATCCCAAGGCACTGGGTCTGGGCCTGTCCACCTTCATCCAGGTCAAGACCACCGATTCCGTGGGCGGCACGGACATCGGCCGCCTGCTGGCCGCCATTCCGGAAGTACAGGAAGTGCACTGGATCGCGGGTGAATACAATTATCTGGTCAAGGCCAGGATCAGCGGCACCGACACCCTGGGGCTGCTCATGAAGAAGTTCGGCGAAATCCCCGGCGTGCAGGACAGCCGGACCACGCTGGTGCTTGAAACCCTCAAGGAAACCCAGGCGTTGCCCCTGGATTTCGTCCGTCCCAAACAATCCAGAAAGGCGGGGCACGGCTTGCCGCGTGAAAAGGAGTGA
- a CDS encoding aspartate/glutamate racemase family protein encodes MNDVFIKINMDNKLKMIKYSRSIGIVGGVGPYAGIELARKILLATKASSDQEHIPILLHSRPNLIMDRTSFLMDRSLENPGLILGEIMRELAMNGAVVIGMPCNTAHSPAILDTALSKIEDIKEKTFFVNMISSVVEYISQYRHINKVGILSTIGTYQAKIYQDAFIKKGITTIFPCEKGRRFVQQAISNRKFGIKAVCCPPTAQAKNILLEQARLLIQKGSRIILLGCTEIPLALTEDSLDSVPFIDPAEILAEKLISVFDPEKILKKERSI; translated from the coding sequence ATGAATGATGTATTTATAAAAATAAATATGGATAATAAATTAAAGATGATTAAATATTCTAGATCTATAGGAATTGTTGGCGGTGTCGGACCTTATGCGGGTATTGAGCTGGCAAGAAAAATTCTTCTTGCAACAAAAGCATCATCTGATCAAGAACATATCCCTATATTACTTCATTCACGGCCTAATTTAATAATGGATAGAACATCATTTCTTATGGATAGATCCCTCGAAAATCCAGGATTAATTCTTGGAGAGATAATGAGAGAGCTTGCAATGAATGGTGCCGTAGTAATAGGAATGCCTTGCAATACAGCACATAGCCCTGCTATTCTAGATACAGCTCTCTCTAAAATAGAAGATATTAAGGAGAAAACTTTTTTTGTTAACATGATATCATCTGTTGTAGAATATATTTCACAATATAGACATATAAATAAGGTAGGAATATTGAGCACAATTGGAACTTATCAGGCAAAAATCTATCAGGATGCTTTTATAAAAAAAGGAATAACGACAATATTTCCGTGTGAAAAAGGGCGGCGCTTCGTCCAACAGGCTATCTCAAATAGAAAATTTGGCATTAAAGCCGTATGCTGTCCGCCGACAGCACAAGCTAAGAATATTTTGCTGGAGCAAGCCAGACTCCTTATACAAAAAGGGTCTCGGATTATCCTTTTAGGATGCACAGAAATTCCTTTAGCTTTAACAGAAGACTCTCTTGATTCAGTACCGTTTATTGATCCAGCGGAAATTCTTGCAGAAAAACTTATTTCTGTTTTTGATCCGGAAAAAATATTAAAGAAGGAGAGGAGTATATAA
- a CDS encoding Tim44 domain-containing protein: MKKILFLMALALSLSLTVLTLPDSAEAKRLGGGRSFGSKPAYSQKYQKSSPQQPNQQGAPQAAPTGGRGPFGGLLGGLLAGGLLGSLLFGGAFSGIGLLDILLIGGGLFLLFRFLRSRQTALETPGGFQPSRERQSSWDALRSAPGSSAPRHASAVPAGFDTEEFLRGAKTAYTRMQDAWDRRDLEDLRQFTSPEVLAEIQTQAEEDPAPGNTEILLLEAQLLEVKCVGNQTVATVFFDAMLREDSPAAPAQQVREVWHFSRYETGGNSHWVVEGIQQMA; encoded by the coding sequence GTGAAGAAAATTTTGTTTCTTATGGCGCTTGCCCTTTCCCTGAGCCTGACTGTCCTCACACTGCCCGATTCGGCGGAGGCCAAGCGTCTGGGCGGGGGGCGGTCCTTCGGCAGCAAACCTGCGTATTCCCAGAAGTACCAGAAATCTTCTCCCCAGCAGCCCAATCAGCAGGGCGCTCCTCAGGCCGCTCCCACAGGAGGCCGGGGACCTTTCGGTGGGCTGCTTGGCGGTCTGCTCGCGGGCGGACTGCTTGGTTCTCTGCTCTTCGGAGGCGCTTTCAGCGGTATCGGCCTTCTGGATATTCTCCTCATCGGCGGCGGACTTTTTCTGCTTTTCCGTTTTCTCCGCAGCCGCCAGACGGCACTGGAAACACCGGGCGGTTTTCAGCCATCAAGAGAACGACAGTCCTCATGGGACGCGCTGCGTTCAGCCCCTGGCAGTTCCGCTCCTCGCCATGCATCGGCCGTTCCTGCGGGTTTCGACACGGAAGAATTCCTGAGAGGTGCGAAGACCGCCTACACGCGCATGCAGGATGCCTGGGACAGGCGGGATCTGGAAGACCTGCGGCAGTTTACTTCCCCTGAGGTGCTTGCCGAAATTCAGACTCAGGCCGAAGAAGATCCGGCGCCGGGCAATACGGAGATCCTGCTGCTTGAGGCGCAGCTTCTGGAAGTCAAATGTGTGGGCAATCAGACTGTGGCGACTGTGTTTTTCGATGCCATGTTGCGGGAAGATTCTCCGGCTGCCCCGGCCCAGCAGGTCCGGGAAGTCTGGCATTTCAGCCGATACGAGACCGGCGGCAATTCCCATTGGGTGGTGGAAGGCATTCAGCAGATGGCGTGA
- the aspA gene encoding aspartate ammonia-lyase: MYTRIEHDFLGELEIPQNAYYGIQTARAMHNFQITGQSIASIPELIIALAQVKKAAATANVRLEVLEEDIFSAICQSCDEIISGKWHDQFPVDCIQGGAGTSTNMNANEVIANRSLEIMGYEKGEYQYCHPNNHVNCSQSTNDVYPTALRIALYSKLAGLISALCYLQKGFLQKSKEFTDVVKIGRTQLQDAVPITLGMEFSAYATTLEEDINRLNEARELLLEVNIGATAVGTGICSPSGYFPLVVQILAEVTGHAIVPSKNLVEATWDTGAYVQISSVLKRTATKISKICNDLRLLSSGPRGGLNEIILPQVQPGSSIMPGKVNPVIPELVNQICFDIIGKDVTISIASESAQLELNAMEPIIAFCLFNGIDHLTRGIITLQDLCIYGIKANKEHCKHILEKNISSITTLIPFLGYEKATEIAREASKSNLSIYNFIIEKKIIDEKILKDIFSPKNMLHPYTVKK, from the coding sequence ATGTATACACGTATAGAGCATGATTTTTTAGGAGAATTGGAGATTCCTCAAAATGCTTACTATGGTATTCAAACAGCCAGAGCTATGCATAACTTTCAAATTACTGGCCAGTCAATTGCAAGCATTCCTGAATTAATTATAGCCCTTGCTCAAGTGAAAAAAGCTGCAGCAACTGCAAATGTTCGGTTAGAGGTGCTAGAAGAGGACATTTTTTCTGCTATCTGCCAATCCTGTGACGAGATTATTTCGGGAAAATGGCATGACCAGTTTCCAGTTGACTGCATCCAGGGAGGAGCTGGAACTTCAACAAATATGAACGCTAATGAAGTTATTGCCAATAGATCTCTTGAGATTATGGGATATGAAAAAGGTGAATATCAGTATTGCCATCCAAACAATCATGTTAATTGTTCCCAATCAACTAATGATGTCTATCCCACTGCTTTGAGAATTGCACTTTATTCTAAGCTGGCTGGGCTAATATCGGCACTTTGCTATTTACAAAAAGGATTTCTTCAAAAAAGTAAAGAATTTACAGATGTAGTAAAAATAGGCAGAACTCAGCTTCAAGACGCAGTCCCGATAACATTAGGCATGGAATTTTCTGCATATGCAACTACATTGGAAGAAGATATTAACCGACTTAATGAGGCCCGAGAACTGCTTCTTGAAGTCAATATTGGAGCGACAGCAGTAGGCACGGGGATTTGTTCTCCTTCTGGTTATTTTCCCTTAGTGGTTCAGATTTTAGCTGAAGTCACAGGACACGCTATTGTCCCGTCAAAAAATCTTGTTGAGGCAACGTGGGACACAGGTGCTTATGTGCAAATTTCTAGTGTTCTTAAGCGTACAGCGACAAAAATATCAAAAATATGTAATGACTTACGTTTGCTATCTTCTGGGCCTCGAGGAGGGCTTAATGAAATTATTTTGCCGCAAGTACAGCCCGGTTCTTCTATCATGCCCGGGAAAGTAAACCCGGTGATACCCGAGCTTGTTAATCAAATATGTTTTGATATCATCGGCAAAGATGTGACTATTTCCATTGCCTCAGAATCTGCACAACTTGAATTGAATGCAATGGAGCCTATCATTGCTTTTTGCTTATTTAATGGGATAGATCACTTGACTCGAGGCATAATAACATTACAAGATTTATGTATTTATGGAATAAAAGCAAATAAAGAACATTGTAAACATATTTTAGAAAAAAATATTAGCAGTATCACTACACTAATCCCTTTTTTAGGATACGAAAAAGCCACAGAAATAGCTAGAGAAGCATCAAAATCCAACCTATCTATCTATAATTTTATTATAGAGAAAAAAATTATAGACGAAAAAATATTAAAGGATATTTTTTCTCCAAAAAATATGCTACATCCATATACAGTAAAAAAATGA
- a CDS encoding type II toxin-antitoxin system RelB/DinJ family antitoxin produces the protein MASIMVHIRINKELKEEACTNLELMGLSLSEAVRLLLVRIATEGALPFEVRVPNVKTKSAMESAKANDLIEFSSFEELMSGNDEKKL, from the coding sequence ATGGCAAGCATAATGGTGCACATACGTATAAATAAAGAACTCAAGGAAGAGGCATGCACAAACCTTGAGCTCATGGGTTTATCTCTTTCGGAAGCTGTTCGTTTACTGTTGGTTAGAATCGCAACAGAGGGGGCTCTACCCTTTGAGGTCCGAGTCCCCAATGTCAAAACAAAAAGTGCTATGGAGTCCGCAAAAGCTAATGATCTAATTGAGTTTAGTTCTTTTGAGGAGTTGATGTCGGGCAATGATGAAAAGAAACTGTGA